From the genome of bacterium, one region includes:
- a CDS encoding EamA family transporter yields the protein MRVREWAAFWLLGTIWGSSFLWIKIAVADTGPVTLAAFRLLFGLAGLLVVVRAMRQPFPRDRGLWGRLIMLGALNTALPFALIPWGETRIPSGLAAILNGTTPLFALVIAHFWLHDEKITRGRAAGLALGFGGVVVLMSRDLGSGVLQSGLVGQAAVLVAALSYAVAATFARRYLRGQPPVLQATAAVLAANVMLWLAVPVVERPVRFPHLPITWLALVWLGLLGSCLAYLLYYYLISAWGATRATAVAYVFPVIGLVLGVLFLGEPVNARLIGGTLLVIAGIAMANRAPANGPGTATGRAATVGSQDPSAAPAGVRSL from the coding sequence ATGAGGGTGCGCGAATGGGCGGCCTTTTGGTTGCTCGGAACGATCTGGGGGTCGTCGTTTCTGTGGATCAAGATCGCGGTGGCCGATACGGGCCCGGTGACGCTCGCGGCGTTTCGGCTCCTGTTCGGGCTCGCCGGGTTGCTCGTGGTCGTGCGCGCGATGCGGCAGCCATTTCCGCGCGATCGCGGTCTGTGGGGGCGGTTGATCATGCTCGGCGCGCTGAATACCGCGTTGCCTTTCGCGCTGATCCCGTGGGGAGAGACACGGATCCCGTCGGGTCTCGCGGCGATCCTCAACGGCACGACGCCGCTGTTCGCCCTCGTCATCGCCCACTTCTGGCTGCACGATGAGAAGATCACCCGGGGCCGCGCCGCCGGTCTCGCGCTGGGGTTCGGGGGCGTGGTGGTGCTGATGAGCCGCGACCTCGGCTCCGGCGTGCTACAGAGCGGCCTCGTGGGCCAGGCCGCCGTGCTCGTCGCCGCACTTAGCTACGCGGTGGCGGCCACGTTCGCCCGGCGATACCTTCGCGGCCAACCGCCCGTGCTCCAGGCCACGGCCGCGGTACTCGCCGCCAACGTGATGCTCTGGCTCGCCGTTCCGGTCGTGGAACGCCCTGTGCGGTTCCCGCACCTGCCGATCACGTGGCTCGCCCTCGTGTGGCTGGGCCTGCTCGGGTCCTGTCTCGCGTACCTCCTGTACTACTACCTGATCAGCGCGTGGGGAGCCACACGCGCGACCGCGGTGGCTTACGTCTTTCCGGTGATTGGATTGGTGCTGGGGGTTCTGTTCCTCGGCGAACCGGTCAATGCGCGGCTGATCGGGGGCACGCTGCTCGTCATCGCGGGGATCGCGATGGCGAACCGCGCGCCGGCAAACGGGCCCGGGACGGCGACGGGCCGGGCCGCGACCGTGGGTTCCCAGGATCCTTCTGCGGCGCCGGCCGGCGTTCGCAGCCTCTAG